The Halorubrum sp. BV1 genome contains the following window.
ACGGGTGCGCGAGGTGCCACGCGCCGAGCGTGTTCGTTGAGAACCGCGCGTGGACCAGCGCGACGTGGCTCGCGAATCGGTCGTCCGTGAGATCGGGATAGTAGTCGGCGAGCTGAGAGCCCTTCAACAGGCCCTTGTAGACGACGCGCTGCCGGTCGAGCGAACAGACGTAGAAGCGTCCGGCACTGTCGACGTCATCGACGGCGTTTTCTATCTCCCGACGGGCGGCGTACAACGCGCGGTCGAAGCCGAGTATCCCTGGGGCGACGTCGCCGTCCCGGTCCGATTCGTCCGTAAACCGCTCCGCGAGCCCCGCTCCCTCGACCGGCGCGGCGAACAGCTGTGCGACTTCCGGTTCAGAGTCGAGCGCCGTCTCACCGAGGTCCGCGTTGTCGGTCGGAACCGAGCGCCACGCGAGTACTTCCAGACCGTAGACGGAGAACACCTCCGCGATGACGTCGTGTATCTCCGCCTGTACGCTCGGTTCCGTCGGCATGAACACCGACCCGACCGCGTACTCGTCGGGGAGGTCAGCGTCGACGACGTCACGGAAGAACGCGTCCGGGCGGGCGACCATGATACCCGCACCGTCTCCCGTGTTCTCTTCTGCACCGGTCGTTCCACGGTGTTCGAGGTTCTCCAACAACTGGACCGCGTCGGTGACGGTGTCGTGGCTCGGCGAGCCGTCCAAGTCAACGATGCCGCCAATACCGCAGTTCGATCGCTCGTCTGATACCTCCGCAAGTCCCCCAGCGTGGCCCGAAGAGTCCGCGCCAGATACCCCCCGGGTGTTACTACGTGGCTCAGTCATGGCTCATACTCACAGGGTGGTGTTTAAAGATATGACCCTGATAGGGGTGGTTATCATTGTACACACATTAGGGAATATAATGTAATAATCCATCAGGGGTATGTACCCAACGCATTACAAGACGTTCGATGAAAACCAGTCAATAGAACTGAACTGTGCCGGTAGTACTCACTCACTTCCGAATACTTCACTAAGAAATTCCGGCTATCGGTTCCGGAACCACATCTGCGTGGCAAACGGAGAGAACAGAACGATTCCACCGGCATCGCCACGTCTCACAAGCCCATAATCTCGCCGAGTTACTCGCGGCGGATGTCGATCGACCGCGATCAGGACGATTCCGACGCCTCGATCGGCGTGAACGAGCCGTTGATGTCCCACTCGTGGATACAGTACACCTCGCCGGGTTCATCTGCAATCTGCCAGCCGTCGCGATCGTCGTCCCACCGCTCCGTCCGACCGCACAGCTCGCACTCGCGCTCGCGCGGCGGCGTGATGGTGACGCTCATAGTATAAGGGAGGCACCGACACAGCAAAAGGATACCGCTGTCCGGGTCGGCTACCCGAACAGAGTCACCGTTCGAACGCCCGTCGACGGGCAGCGAGCCACCCGGTCAAGATGATTGCCACGAGCGCAAGGAGTGGACCGAAACCTGCGACGTCCTCTGCTGTCGCCCGAATCGGGGCGTTCTCGTACGTCGGAGTCGTGATGCGCCTCACCGAATCCGCGGGCTTCTCGGGGTTCGGCGTAGCGATGTCACCTGGCGTCGCAGTACCCCCCTCGACTCCGGAGGCGACGCTCGGGTCGCTCGCCGCGGTTCGGCCGGATTCAATCATCGCTGTGAGGGCTGGCATCGGTAGCGGCCGCGTCTCTGATACGTCTCGGACGTCCGCCGCGGGACGAGTGCCGAACCGATCTCCGTTTTGAGAGGGTAACTGCCACCGCATGGTCCCATCTAACGACCACGGATGACTGACTCCACCCGAGCGGGTACTGCCGCCGCCCGATCCGGTTGTACCCCGGACGCTTCCACCACCGCCACCACCGCTACCTCCGCCACCGGCAACGCTGCCTCCGCCCCCGCCGCCACCACTGCCCCCCGCGGCACCGCCACCACCAGCGGGACCACCGCCCCCACCGGTGACGCCATCGGGCGCGTCGCTTCCGTTCGCTTCGTCCGGGCTGCGGACGGTGTCTACCGTCTCGAACGTCACTGTCGTCGAGACCGTGTGAGTGGCATCCGGATCGGACGTGGCGTCTCGCAAGGCGTCGTCCGTGACGCGAAACGTGACGGTGAACGACTCGCCGTCGTCCGGCGTGGCGTCGGTCGCCAGTGCTTCGTCACTCCCAGCGACGACAAGCAGTCCCTGGCCGTCGAGGTACACGGATGAGTTGTCGGGCACGCTCCCGACGTCGTCGGTTTCGGCCGCCGTACGCACTGCTTCAGCTGGTGTGACCCCGAACTGAACGCCGTCGAGTCGATCGAGGTCGCGACCGGTGGCGAGAGCGACGTTCCTCGCGGCGGGCAGTCCGGTGAGCCCCGACGCGTTCACCGCGTATACGACGGTGTCGGTCGGCCGGATCGTCGACGATGACGTGACCGCCCCGGCAGCGATCGCACCTCGGACTGCGGCGGCGGAATCGAACTCTGAAGAGTCGAGATCTGTCGTGTACGATGTCACGCTCTCGGTCGATCGATTTTCAAGGGCTACGGACGTCTCGTCTGTCGTGGTGACCTCCCCGTATTCGGAGCGCACCGCGATCTCGTAGGTGCCCGGTGAAAAGACACCGCCGCCCGTCGAGACGTTCACCGATTCGACGGTCGCTCCCGCCCCCGCTGTGACCAGCTCATCTGTTAATGACGCGTTTCTCGCAGCGTACGTGTTGAATCGGATTGGCGTTGTGCCGTTACTTGGAGTCGAAAGTTCGACAGTTGCGACGGTTTGAAAATCCCTCTCTACTTCTAAAATTGATTCGCCATATGTCCCAGACAATTCAAGCAAAAAATTTGATCCGACCTCAATTTTGTTTTTCTCATCCGACACATTAACACCTAAATCACGATGTTCAATCACATCCAGTCTTCGATATCTGGTTTGATTCGAGTCAACGTTGGTTATATTTAATTCATATGCGCCAGGAGCAGGTGGTGAGATTACTTGTTCAAGCTGCGTCATGTTGTTTATGTCAAATTCTCTTTTATGAGTGAGTGATGAATTAATTTCAGAATACGTTAATGTAATATGGCTATCTAATGCATCAGAATTGAATTTTATTACTTGCTCTTCAGTTGTCACAGTACTTGACATTTCAGGATCAAATGAAGTATTCATCAATTTGATTTCTTTCTTGTCAAAAGTTGAACCACTATTAATTATATAATTTCCCTCATTGGTCTGAGAACTATTGAACACTGAGATGTTTTGTGAGGCGTATGCCGGAAAAACAGGCAGATCACCACGAGCAAGCTCAATATCATCTATATTATTTGTTTCCGAATAAAATCCAAAATTTGTATTCTCTGGGACAGATGTATTTTCGGGGGAATCAACTAGTTGGCTGATTCTGATTGGGACATAGTTTCTTTTGGAAGTGAACTGACCACCAGTATTTGACGTGATATTCTCTATAGAAACATCGCTAATGTGTGGCTGCTCAAAACCAGATGATTCTGTTGTATCTAAAAATATTTTTAATTTGTTTTCGTATATTTCATATTTGTTAAGACTTTCTGAGATTTGGATTACTGAGTGTGGATGATCAAAATACCCTACCGTCACAGTTCCGTTATTGCCGCTTAGGTTTGTATTAAACTCAAATAATAGAGTATTCTGAGGTCGGGAGCCTTCGCTAGGAGTAGTCTGGTAATATATTGGCTCTTGCGTGATCTTAAGCGGGATTGGCGCTGTTATTGTAGCGGTTGACATCGCATATATCGTCTGCTTATCAGGTCCAAGATTATCTGGGTGAGCAGTGATTGCGATTTCTGTTGTCCCCTCAATTAAACTATCATTTATTGTAATCTCCGTTTTTCCACCCTGAACCTGTCCAAGCAGTGTATCCAAATTCCCTTTAGAAGACAAATTCCATACCAGAATGTAGTCAGATGTGTTATTAATTAATCGCACATTTTCTATGGTAACTGACCTATTATTTCGGTCATATAATTGAGGGCCGGTTGTGATCTCAGCGGAAGAATGAGTTTTGAATGTAATATCTTCTTTTTGTCCATCCTGCTCGACTACATATCTGATCGCACCATCGATCTTGGTGGTATCAGCCCGATATTTTGAGATAGGTGTGCTATCAATATCAGTTATAACCACGTCAAATTTATCTAGGCTAGTGATTGCAGAACTTTTGATAATTATTGTAGCATCTGAACTATTTGGGCTTTTTATAAATACTTCCTCAGCCTTTGTCGGTTCTCCATTAATTAACTTATACGAAGAAGGATCTTGAGAGAGTATAGCACCCCGTTGAGCTAATTCACCAACGTCGATCTTAACATCGTGTGACGTACTGTAAATATTAATTCCGCTAATGGTTTGTTCTTCGTTTGATGAGATTGTGATGTCATCAACTCCATCTACGCTCCACAGAAATCCGGATGCGGGTGTTGTAATAATACCAACCAACCCAATAACCACAACGATAGTCAAGGTGCCAGCTAGGAAGATCGGCGCATACCGTGGTAAATTTGTCAGGTCCATATTGTTCGTGTAGTGCGACTGGACCTGCAGCTAAGCGACCGTAGTGCCGGAAGTGTGGCGTCACGGGTCAATCACGTAACCGAAGTCTCACGTCGCGGATGGTTGAACTCGGTTTGATAATTTATATATCAGTTGCGAATGATAACGTTTCGCTCATCAAAAACAACCGACTCGATTGGTGCGAGCGGTGGTGTGGTATCAGGACTCTCGAAGCGGCCGAAGGCACAAAGTTCACGTTGTCTGGCGCGCGAGGTGGTGCAAATGGAACGCCGAGGACAAACGGGGCTGGTGGAAGCGCTCCTCCTTGATGTAATCCGGCTCCACGAGACGTGGATGGAGGTCGTCTTCCCGAGGCAACTGGACCCGAGCACGGTGTTGGGGAAATGGAAGCCGGAGACGACCGTACAGACCATCGGGTACAACCTCTGGGCCGTGATCGGCGCACCGCTCGTGGCGATCGCGTATCCGCTCCTCCTCGTCGGATTCGCCACGCGATACTACGCTGCGAAGCTCGACTCAGCGGTCGCGCGGTTCGGCGTCGCTGGCGCGGTCCTCGTTGCGACGGTCGTCTGGGGCTCGCTCACGCTCATCGCGCACCTCCAGCTTCCGACCGACGTGATGCTCGGGATCGGGGGTGCCAGCATCGTTGCGATCGTCTCGGCCGGCCTCGCAGCCGGGTTCTCGAAAGTCGGCGGGCGATACGTGAGCGTCCTCCTCGCGTATCCGTTCGCGATGACCGCGATCTTCCTTCCGCCGGTCGTTGCCGGGCTGCTTACGCCGTCGATTTCGGACATCGTGCTCGATCCGAGCTACGAGCTGGCACGGTGGATCCTCGATACGTTCCTCGCGATAGGCGGGATCAACGAGACGCTCCGCGGCGCGTTCGACCTGGAGACGTTCGGCGCGCAGTGGGGCATCCCCGGGCTGGGATACGTTCTGATGTGGGTCGGAATCTCGATCCCGCTGGGGTGGTTCCTCGGACTCCTCGTCTCGTTTGCGAACCTGATCCGTCCGAAGCCAGACGCGTAGCGACGTCGCTAGGCGTCTTTTTCCGCCGGTTCAGGCCTCATTCTCCGAGACGCTGGTCACCCGTCCGACTCATCCCGTCGCACGGTTCGATCGCGGCGCTCGCTCGCTGTCTCGAAGGGTGACTCCGACCGAGTCTTGCGCCGTCGCCCCTCCCGCTCCGCGATCGCCTCGGGATCCGGACTCGCGTCGTCGTCGATCCGTGCGAACGAGCGATGGACTTTCGTGTGACACCAGCGACAGAGGGCGACCGTGATCTCGTGAGGGCCGGCGTCGGGGTCGTTAGTCCCCCCGCTGTCGTCCGTCGATTCGCCCCCAGAGTGCCCGTGTTCGGCGTCCGTGCCCCCGTACGACAGGTGGTGTTCCTCGACGAGCGGGCGAGCGTCGTCGTGTGCCAATCGGACCTCGGACAAACCGCACCGCCGACACTCGCGCCCGTCGGTCGTCGACCGGTAGTGCGGACAGCTCTTCCACGTCCGGTCTGAGCCGACGTGGCACGCGTACTCGTCTGCACGCCTGTCCGCAGCGAACTCGGGATCGTCGCCGGTCCGATCTAACGCGAAGCGACAGCGACCGTCGTCGGTGAGGTGATCACAGACCCCGGCGACTGCGTACGGATCGTCGACGCCGACGGGCGTTCCGTCCGGCGTGTGTTCCATGTCGTCGTAACCGCCCGCGGAATACTTCAACCCTCGCGGTCGGTGGAGATCGGTATGCGTTCGAACGGACGTGCAGCGTCCGCGGCCAGTATGGCTATACGAGGCTCGCGCCGTCGAGGTCGGTCCGCCCGTAGTCGACGTCGAGGAGCCGGAGGAGGGTCGGTGCGACATCGAGTAAATCCGCGTCCTCGACCTTCGCGTCCGGATGATCGACGAACAGCCCGGCGTCTTCGAAGGTGTGCATTCCCGTCCGTGGGCCGTCGGGGTCGAACACGCGGTCGTGCGGGCGGAAGCCGGACTTGAGATCGAATCCCTCGTTCGGGATGACGACGAGGTCCGGTGCGATCTCGTCGTGGTCGCCGCGGAACACCGTCTCACGCTCGACGACGCGTTTTGCGACGGGGTTCCCGTTCGGACCCTCCCACGTTCTGAGGTCTTCTTGGAGTTCGGCGCGGACCGCTTCGTACTCGGAGGCGGGAACGGATCCAGTTGGCTCGCGGCCCTCCAAATTGAGGTAAAACCGGCCGGGAACGAGCGAGTACGCCCGGGTGTCGTCGTCGATGTCGGAGAGCGTGTCGTGCTCGTTGTCGTCATACGAGAGCCAGCCCTCTCGTTCGAGCCACTCGTTGCAGTACACGTCGTGTCGGAGTCGCGTGAATCCGTGCGTGGACCCGACGACGAGAACGACATCGTCCGGAAGACGGCCGCGAATCGCTCCGATGTGGTCGTCGAGGGCGGAATAAAACGAGAGGAAGTCGTCACGGTACGTTCCGCCGTCGGTGTAATCGTTCCACAAAAAGTGGTTCACCCGATCCGGTGCGGTGAACACGCCGAAAAACAGGTCCCAATCGTCCTCGGCGAGATAGTGTGAGAAGGCATCGTAACGAGCGTCGAGCGTTTCCCGGGCGTGCTTGATGAAGTCGGTCTTATCGGATCTGTGCCCGAGTTTCGCGTTGACCGAGAGTCGATAGTCGCTCTCGGCGAGGTGTTTGCGAAGCTCGTCGGGGTGAGCGGCCGAGTCGATGTCCGGCGAGAGATAGCCGGAGACCATCCGCTGGACCGTTCGCTGTGGCGGGAAGGTGACCGGAGCGTTCATGACCGTCGCGTCGAGCCCGGCCTCTGTGGCGCGGTCCCACACGCGGGTCGCCTGCACGTCGCGACCCATCGGCACGTACGTGTCGTAGGATCCGATCTCACGGTCCTGAAACCCGTACACGCCAGTCTCTCCGGGGTTGACCCCGCTCGCGAGCACCGGCCAACACGCGCTCGAATCTGGCGGGACGGTGCTGTCGATCTGTCCCCCGTCGCCCTCGTCGGCGATCGTCGACAGCGTCGAGAACGTGTCCGGGTTGTCGACGACGAGACCGTGCGGGAGGCCGTCGATCCCGAGGAACGCCACTCGCGGAGTGTCGTTCCCTCGCAGCCGGTCAAAGAGACCCATACCGATCCATCTGCCGTTGAGGCCAAAAGGGTTCACATCGACCGCCGATACGAGAACGTGACGAAACGACGGCAGGTCGCTCCTTGAGAACGACGGCAGGTCGCCCCTCGGGAGTCTTTTGGGTCCGGCCGCAGAGGTGCACGCATGGAGACGCGACGCGCGCTGCTCGTCGACGCATTCACGGACGAACCGCTGACCGGGAACGTCGCCGGAGTCGTCCCCGACGCGTCGGGGCTGAGCGACGGCCGGATGGCACAGATCGCCGCAGAACTCGGTGCGTCAGAGACCGCATTCCTCGTCGGCTCCGGCGACCGAAGGAGCGATGATAACGAACGAAACGGCGACGAGAGCGGCGAGAGCGACGGATCCGACACGGCCGACGAACAGGTCCGGTATTTCACTCCCGCGACGGAGGTGGACCTGTGTGGCCACGCCACCATCGCGAGCTACGGGGCGCTGTACGCGGACGGGGCAGTCGACGCGGGAGAGCGAACGCTCCGGACGAACGTCGGCGACCTCGCGGTCCGGATCGGTGACGACGGGACCGTCTGGATGCGCCAGAAGCCCCCGACCGTCGATGTGGTGGGCACAGAGACGCTCGACGCG
Protein-coding sequences here:
- a CDS encoding alkaline phosphatase family protein; the encoded protein is MGLFDRLRGNDTPRVAFLGIDGLPHGLVVDNPDTFSTLSTIADEGDGGQIDSTVPPDSSACWPVLASGVNPGETGVYGFQDREIGSYDTYVPMGRDVQATRVWDRATEAGLDATVMNAPVTFPPQRTVQRMVSGYLSPDIDSAAHPDELRKHLAESDYRLSVNAKLGHRSDKTDFIKHARETLDARYDAFSHYLAEDDWDLFFGVFTAPDRVNHFLWNDYTDGGTYRDDFLSFYSALDDHIGAIRGRLPDDVVLVVGSTHGFTRLRHDVYCNEWLEREGWLSYDDNEHDTLSDIDDDTRAYSLVPGRFYLNLEGREPTGSVPASEYEAVRAELQEDLRTWEGPNGNPVAKRVVERETVFRGDHDEIAPDLVVIPNEGFDLKSGFRPHDRVFDPDGPRTGMHTFEDAGLFVDHPDAKVEDADLLDVAPTLLRLLDVDYGRTDLDGASLV
- a CDS encoding HEWD family protein, which gives rise to MSVTITPPRERECELCGRTERWDDDRDGWQIADEPGEVYCIHEWDINGSFTPIEASESS